GAGAGGATGAAATCGACGCCATTGTGAAGCTGGCCCAGAGGCTTGAAGACCTGTCGATACTCCACGTCAACTCAACCGCCGCGGGCGGGGGAGTGGCCGAAATACTAAACAGACTCATACCCTTGATGAGAGAGCTGGGGCTGAGAGCCGACTGGAAGGTGATAAGGGGAGACCAGGAGTTCTTCACAGTGACGAAGACCTTCCACAACGCCCTCCAGGGCACCACATCGGCCGTGCCGGAGCACTACTACTCAATATATGAAAAGTGGCAGGAGATAAACGCCAACGAGCTAGACCTAGACTACGACGTGGTCTTCATCCACGACCCACAGCCAGCCGGCCTCGTGAAGTACCGGAAGAAGGGGCTCTGGATATGGCGTTGCCATATAGACCTCTCCACCCCGGACCCCCACGTGTGGAGCTACCTAAGGCGCTACGTATCGCAGTACAACCTAGCCATCTTCCACATACCCGACTTCGCCCGCGACGACCTGGACATACCCCAGCTCCTCATACCCCCATCAATAGACCCCCTCAGCCCAAAAAACATGGAGCTACCCCAGACGGCGGTGGAGAGGATAGTGCGTAAATTCGACGTGGATCCCGAAAGGCCGTTGTTGCTCCAGGTCTCCCGCTTCGACCGCGCCAAGGACCCGCTAGGCGTGGTTGAGGCCTATAGACTGGCTAAGAGACACGTGCCGGATCTACAGCTGGTGTACCTCGGTAGCCCCGCCCACGACGACCCAGAGGGCGAGGCGGTGTACAACGAGACTCTGAAGGCGGCGGGCGGCGACCGCGACATACATCTACTAATGCTCCCGCCCGACAGCCACGTAGAGGTCAACGCCTTCCAGCGCGCCGCCACTGTGGTGATGCAGAAATCCATAAGAGAGGGCTTCGGCCTCACGGTGTCTGAGGCGCTTTGGAAGCGCAAGCCCGTAGTCGGGGGCAGAGCCGGCGGGATCAAGATACAGGTGATCCACGGCGTGACGGGCTTCCTAGTCACCTCCCCAAAAACGGCGGCCCACTACACGACTTACCTCATACGTGAGAAGAGGGTAAGAGAGGAGATGGGAAACGCCGGCAGGGAACACGTAAGGAGAAACTTCCTAATAACCCACCAGCTGAGGCGCTATCTAATGGCCATTGCCTACGCCGCAAAGAGGCATAGGGTATAGATTATATAGTTTTAAATCTATCTATAGTTTCTATTCTCGTTGAGGTCTTAAGTATGAACGAATAAATATCCCATGTTTCAATTAAATACATGAATTCAAAGCTACTTCTAGGTATACTGGCCGTAGTTGTACTTATTATTATCGTAGCTGCGTTATTAGCAACGCAACGGCAACCTCAGCAAACACCTGCCCCGCAACCGCCCACACAGAGCATAACATCGCCGACTGCCACTCCGCCTCAGACCGCGACGCCGACGCCAAGTCCTTCTCCCACTGCGGCTAAGGTGAAGATTAGAATATGGGGGCCCTGGTCGGGAGATGAGTATCAATATTTCAAGGTGGTGCTTGACGAGTATCAAAAAACTCATCCAAACGTCGAGTTCGAATACGTAACGAGGAGGGCAGAGGAGATTTCCCAGATCTTGCCTACACAGCTAGAGGCGCACGTCGCGCCTGCAGACGTCATATTCACTTCATTTGGCTGGTTTGTCACAGAGATGGCAAAGCGTGGGCACCTAGTAGATCTCACTAGTGTAATAAACGAGAAGGATTATGTGCCTGGCATACTTGATTCTGTGAAATACGACGGGAAGATATGGGCCGCGCCTTTCACCATCTGGCTAAAGCCAGGTTTCTGGTACAGAAAGTCTTTCTTTAAGATCCACGGACTAAGCGAGCCCAAGACATGGGACGAGTTTGTAGCTCTGCTAAGCAAGATGAAGGAGATTAAGGGTCTCAAGGCCCCAATTGCGTCTGGAGACGGCGTGGGCTGGCCTCTATCAGACGTCACCGAGGCTTTTATAATAGCCTATGCGGGTCCTGACGTCTTCAATGGCATTATCAACAGATCAGTCAAGTTTAACGACTCAAGGGTAGTGGCTGTTTTTAGAGATAGGATCTACCCACTTCTAAAAGAAGGTGATTTCGGCCCACCCACTGAGTGGACCGCTGCGGTTCAGCAGTGGTGGAAGGGGGAGTACGGGATCTACTTCATGGGTACATGGATACTTGGCATGGTGGAGAACGTCTCTGACGTCGGCTTTTTCCCAATGCCAGAGAGCAGAGGCGTCACTGGGGGAACTGACTATATAATAATACCGAAGTACTCTCCTAATGTTGACGCCGCGGTGGAATTTGTAAAGTGGCTCGCCACAAAGGGACAGGAGGTACACTCCTCTACCAAGGCCGGCAAGCTACCTTCGTGGCTAAAGGCTGATCCCAACATGATCTGGGCGCCTCTACGTGATGTATATTCCAAGACTGTCGGCGCCGGGATGCAGCTACTTCCAGATCTGGACGACACCATCGGCGGGGATTGGCAGAAGCTGTTCTGGGATCAATTAAAGCTTCTATGGGTTCAGCCAGATAAGTGGCGTGAAGTAGTTAACACACTTGCCGGCTAATTTCCCGTCAAAATGAAGTTTTTTTCTTACCTCTTATTCCTGGCCGTCCCCCTTCTCTTTCTCTCGATTTTTACATTTTATCCAGTGGTGGCTAGCGTTTTCTACAGCTTCTACGACTCCAAGACCGGGGATTTTGGCATCGGGAATTACGTCAGGGTTTTGAGCGACACGAATCCGTTGCGCGCGTTGGTTATGCCGAGATTTGGCGACACCCCGCCGTGGGGGGCGCTGATCCACAACGTTGTGTGGATTGCCATACATGTGCCGCTTGTGACGCTACTTGGTTTACTGCTCGCTTATGTATTAAAGTACTACGTAGTGGGTAGTAATATTGTCAAGGGCATAGTTTTTCTGGGTATGGTAATTCCGCCAGCCATTGGGGGGCTGATAATAAGGTTGATGTACGACGGCGACATAGGAATTGTGCCTAAGTTCTTCTCTGCGCTCGGCGTTAAGGAACTGGCCGTGACTTGGATTAACTACCCGAATCTCGCCCTCTACGCCCTGATACTGGGCTCCGTCTGGATTTGGCTCGGGTTCAGCGTCACGATATTCACCGCGGCGCTGGAGGCGATACCTAAAAGCCACATAGACGCCGCACGCGTCTTCGGCGCCTCCTCGTGGCAGATCTTCAGGCGGATTGTCATTCCCGAGGTGAGGGCCGCAATAGTCATCGTAGTGGTGATGACAATGCTGTGGGATATGAAGATCTTCGACGTGGTGTTCGCGTCGACGGGTGGCGGGCCGGGCGGCGCGACAAATGTCCTAGCACTTGTGGTGTATAATTACTTCGCGAGGTCGCTAGACTACTACACCGCATCCACCGTCGCAGTTATTCTCACAATATTGGTAGTGCCCGCGGTTGTGTTCGCCGTGAAGAAGTGGCTATGAGGAGGGCAAGCCTTGTTCTTCTGAACGCGGCGGTGTGGGCCTTCGCCGTGTTTTGGACGCTCCCCTTTGTGGGGGTTGTAGTGATATCTATCATGCCCTATAGAGAGGTGGTGACTGAAGGCTGGTTGAGAGTGCCTAATCCGCAAAGCATATCTCTTGACAACTATATACAGGCTCTCTTCAACCCCTTGTACGACCTCTCTACGGGGCTGAAAAACTCTTTGATAGTAGCCACGGCCTCTACTGTGATTGCCCTAATGGCCGCCGCTCTTCTGGCCTATGCCTTTGTTAACCTACCTTTTAAATTTAAGACTATGTTGTTTGCATTAATTATATTCGTAATGCTTGCGCCTCAGCAGATATCAATTGTCCCCCTCTTTTTCCTATTCAACGCCCTTGGCCTCTATGATACCCTACCCTCTATAATACTTCTACACAGCGCGTGGGGGACCGCTTGGGCTACCTTCTTTCTCCGTAACTTCTTCACTCTTATCCCCCGTAGCCTAGTTGAAGCGGCTAGGGTGGACGGCGTACCTGACTGGGTAATTTTCTCCAGAATCATCCTCCCCCTGGCCAAGCCCGGCATTATAGCGGCCGCGTTGTTGCAGTACACGTGGGTGTGGAACGACTTGTTCTACGCGTTGGTTTTCCTCGCCAGTCCACACAACCAGGTCCTTACCCAGAAGGTAGTTTATCTA
The sequence above is drawn from the Pyrobaculum ferrireducens genome and encodes:
- a CDS encoding glycosyltransferase, which translates into the protein MLEKYAQFVGEDEIDAIVKLAQRLEDLSILHVNSTAAGGGVAEILNRLIPLMRELGLRADWKVIRGDQEFFTVTKTFHNALQGTTSAVPEHYYSIYEKWQEINANELDLDYDVVFIHDPQPAGLVKYRKKGLWIWRCHIDLSTPDPHVWSYLRRYVSQYNLAIFHIPDFARDDLDIPQLLIPPSIDPLSPKNMELPQTAVERIVRKFDVDPERPLLLQVSRFDRAKDPLGVVEAYRLAKRHVPDLQLVYLGSPAHDDPEGEAVYNETLKAAGGDRDIHLLMLPPDSHVEVNAFQRAATVVMQKSIREGFGLTVSEALWKRKPVVGGRAGGIKIQVIHGVTGFLVTSPKTAAHYTTYLIREKRVREEMGNAGREHVRRNFLITHQLRRYLMAIAYAAKRHRV
- a CDS encoding ABC transporter substrate-binding protein, giving the protein MNSKLLLGILAVVVLIIIVAALLATQRQPQQTPAPQPPTQSITSPTATPPQTATPTPSPSPTAAKVKIRIWGPWSGDEYQYFKVVLDEYQKTHPNVEFEYVTRRAEEISQILPTQLEAHVAPADVIFTSFGWFVTEMAKRGHLVDLTSVINEKDYVPGILDSVKYDGKIWAAPFTIWLKPGFWYRKSFFKIHGLSEPKTWDEFVALLSKMKEIKGLKAPIASGDGVGWPLSDVTEAFIIAYAGPDVFNGIINRSVKFNDSRVVAVFRDRIYPLLKEGDFGPPTEWTAAVQQWWKGEYGIYFMGTWILGMVENVSDVGFFPMPESRGVTGGTDYIIIPKYSPNVDAAVEFVKWLATKGQEVHSSTKAGKLPSWLKADPNMIWAPLRDVYSKTVGAGMQLLPDLDDTIGGDWQKLFWDQLKLLWVQPDKWREVVNTLAG
- a CDS encoding carbohydrate ABC transporter permease — its product is MKFFSYLLFLAVPLLFLSIFTFYPVVASVFYSFYDSKTGDFGIGNYVRVLSDTNPLRALVMPRFGDTPPWGALIHNVVWIAIHVPLVTLLGLLLAYVLKYYVVGSNIVKGIVFLGMVIPPAIGGLIIRLMYDGDIGIVPKFFSALGVKELAVTWINYPNLALYALILGSVWIWLGFSVTIFTAALEAIPKSHIDAARVFGASSWQIFRRIVIPEVRAAIVIVVVMTMLWDMKIFDVVFASTGGGPGGATNVLALVVYNYFARSLDYYTASTVAVILTILVVPAVVFAVKKWL
- a CDS encoding carbohydrate ABC transporter permease encodes the protein MRRASLVLLNAAVWAFAVFWTLPFVGVVVISIMPYREVVTEGWLRVPNPQSISLDNYIQALFNPLYDLSTGLKNSLIVATASTVIALMAAALLAYAFVNLPFKFKTMLFALIIFVMLAPQQISIVPLFFLFNALGLYDTLPSIILLHSAWGTAWATFFLRNFFTLIPRSLVEAARVDGVPDWVIFSRIILPLAKPGIIAAALLQYTWVWNDLFYALVFLASPHNQVLTQKVVYLKGEYHIDWGLLTAGSILSMSVPVVLYIVFNRYFVRGVAGWGVKR